The Pelmatolapia mariae isolate MD_Pm_ZW linkage group LG9, Pm_UMD_F_2, whole genome shotgun sequence genome has a segment encoding these proteins:
- the mcur1 gene encoding mitochondrial calcium uniporter regulator 1: MVLKQCQSRLKLFNFNHPEKWYDPQDRASIFMPAATSIFVRASACSQCNLTPSFSKFEKTPLRWRRAPGVNITHLSAVTWMSVRAFQYDLKPDVPKAEGRKLFFDTHAVVRILEENGFTTSQSEGMVSVLVKMTNSNMDVIYSDMVTKVQQEIMLQRVMSQIATVKKDMVILEKSEFSTLLAENEKLKVQLLQLKVQLADEMNKVQSDNMLDMNLEKSRVKELRAEHEKRLLETRTEIMEMTAEQERYLTQTNMKIDTEVAGLKTMLESHKLDTIKYLAGSVFTCLTVVLGFYRVWM; the protein is encoded by the exons ATGGTGCTTAAACAGTGCCAGTCTCGACTTAAACTTTTTAACTTTAACCACCCAGAAAAGTGGTATGATCCTCAAGACAGAGCTAGCATTTTTATGCCTGCAGCGACATCGATTTTCGTCAGAGCCTCAGCGTGTTCTCAGTGTAACCTCACTCCATCTTTTAGTAAGTTTGAGAAGACACCGCTGAGATGGAGACGAGCTCCTGGAGTGAACATTACGCATTTGTCTGCTGTGACATGGATGTCCGTGAGAG CTTTCCAGTATGATCTAAAACCAGACGTACCAAAGGCTGAAGGCCGGAAGCTGTTCTTTGATACGCATGCAGTGGTGCGAATCCTTGAGGAAAATG GTTTCACTACATCTCAATCTGAAGGCATGGTCAGCGTACTGGTGAAGATGACAAACTCTAACATGGATGTCATTTACAGTGACATGGTAACCAAAGTGCAGCAG GAGATCATGTTGCAGCGTGTGATGTCTCAAATAGCCACTGTAAAGAAGGACATGGTGATCCTTGAGAAGAGCGAGTTCTCTACTCTGCTGGCAGAAAATGAG AAACTCAAGGTCCAGTTGCTCCAGCTCAAGGTCCAACTAGCT GATGAAATGAATAAAGTGCAGTCAGACAATATGTTGGATATGAATTTGGAGAAAAGCCGAGTGAAAGAATTG AGAGCAGAGCATGAGAAGAGACTTCTAGAAACACGAACTGAGATTATGGAAATG ACTGCAGAACAGGAGCGCTATTTGACtcagacaaacatgaaaataGACACAGAAGTGGCTGGTTTGAAAACCATGTTGGAGTCTCATAAACTGGATACTATAAAATACCTTGCAG gTTCAGTGTTTACATGCCTCACTGTGGTCTTGGGTTTCTATCGTGTTTGGATGTAA
- the rgs9bp gene encoding regulator of G-protein signaling 9-binding protein yields MPLVNNKVGNDCTVGADKTLADGKDLVDSVIKVVACYRHLAACVGGCTDSLQLRDELRQTREKALQLAEAIRLHLTAHLRDKSLPEDQRKEMELLWVAFSSSLELLHVDMCKVFSIGDNFSLANTASLVQTGLQGGGSEVAARALSLADLNQEPPTLPAGLESQERSAMEQEISQIDHMIDDMEKKVNVLRWMVEPRGPQYADPLSSTESASLALLSVDEEQPGHEPLCQRSLIFVLLLLFAVVLVAATLSVCLVLFS; encoded by the exons ATGCCACTTGTAAATAACAAAGTGGGTAATGACTGCACAGTTGGCGCAGACAAGACTTTGGCTGATGGGAAGGATCTGGTGGATTCTGTGATAAAG GTGGTAGCATGTTACCGGCACTTGGCTGCATGTGTTGGTGGCTGCACAGACAGTTTGCAGCTGCGGGATGAGCTGAGACAAACGCGAGAAAAGGCCCTGCAGTTGGCCGAGGCCATCCGTCTGCATTTAACTGCACATCTCCGGGACAAGAGCCTACCCGAGGACCAGCGCAAGGAGATGGAGCTCCTCTGGGTGGCCTTCTCCTCTAGTCTAGAACTGCTCCATGTTGACATGTGCAAGGTTTTCAGCATAGGTGACAACTTCTCCTTAGCTAACACTGCTTCCTTGGTGCAGACTGGCCTACAAG GAGGAGGCAGTGAGGTAGCAGCTCGAGCACTCAGTTTGGCAGACCTGAACCAGGAGCCTCCGACCCTTCCTGCTGGTCTTGAGAGCCAGGAACGGAGCGCCATGGAGCAGGAAATCAGCCAAATCGACCACATGATTGATGACATGGAGAAGAAAGTGAACGTGTTGCGCTGGATGGTGGAGCCCCGGGGGCCACAATACGCAGACCCGCTCAGCAGCACCGAGAGCGCCTCCCTGGCTCTGCTCAGCGTTGACGAGGAGCAGCCTGGACACGAGCCTCTATGCCAGCGCAGTTTGATCTTTGTGCTCTTATTGCTGTTTGCTGTCGTTTTGGTGGCAGCCACGTTATCTGTCTGTCTTGTCCTTTTCTCATGA